In Procambarus clarkii isolate CNS0578487 chromosome 5, FALCON_Pclarkii_2.0, whole genome shotgun sequence, the following are encoded in one genomic region:
- the LOC123753369 gene encoding zinc finger protein 568-like, with protein MKPHQCPVCEKTFNHLGDMKKHVTVHTGEKPHQCPECGKSFSRLGNMKKHMMEHTEERPHQCTECGKTFTHHGDMKKHLIMHTGEKPHECPECGKKFSRHGDMKKHVMVHTGEKPHECPECGKRFTRPENMKTHRMVHTGEKAHECPECGKRFICLRDMKTHRMMHTGEKPHKCTVCDKTFRLYGNMRIHMLVHSGEKPHECPECGKRFSQLGSMKTHRMLHTGKKARQCPECGEKFIRLGDMKKHMMAHTEEKLHECSNCGKKISSLEATEGHSNSDASQKPLECSECRRFREHCSIIANIALSKCLMSGLWGNIYSSSKSEET; from the coding sequence ATGAAACctcaccagtgtccagtgtgtgaGAAAACATTCAATCATCTTGGAGACATGAAGAAGCATGTGACAGTGCATACAGGTGAAAAACCTCaccaatgtccagagtgtgggaaaagtttCAGTcgccttggaaatatgaagaaacATATGATGGAGCATACGGAGGAAAGACCTCACCAATGTACGGAGTGTGGGAAGACATTTACTCATCATGGAGACATGAAGAAGCACTTAATCATGCATACAGGTgaaaaacctcacgagtgtccagagtgtggaaaaaaATTCAGTCGTCATGGAGACATGAAAAAACATGTTATGGTGCATACTGGGgagaaacctcatgagtgtccagagtgtgggaaaagattcacccGCCCTGAAAATATGAAGacacacaggatggtgcatacggGGGAGAAGgcccacgagtgtccagagtgtgggaaaagattcatttGCCTTCGAGATATGAAAACACATAGGATGATGCATACTGGGGAGAAGCCTCACAAGTGTACAGTGTGTGACAAAACATTTCGTCTTTATGGTAACATGAGGatacacatgttagtgcattcaggtgagaaaccacatgaatgtccagagtgtgggaaaagatttagtcaacttggaagtatgaagactcaccggATGTTACATACAGGTAAAAAAGCtcgccagtgtccagagtgtggggaaaaattcaTTCGTCTTGGAGACATGAAGAAGCATATGATGGCACacacggaggagaaacttcacgaGTGTTCAAATtgtggaaaaaaaattagtagCCTTGAAGCTACGGAGGGTCATAGTAATAGCGATGCGAGTCAAAAGCCTTTGGAGTGTTCCGAGTGTAGAAGATTCAGAGAACACTGCAGCATAATTGCTAACATAGCACTGAGCAAATGTTTAATGTCTGGATTGTGGGGAAATATTTATTCATCTTCAAAATCTGAAGAGACATGA
- the LOC123766699 gene encoding zinc finger protein 493-like, with protein sequence MKPHQCPECEKQFRHLGDMKKHMTVHTGDKPHQCPECGKSFSRLGNMKMHMMKHTEERPHECPECGKTFCHLGDMKKHLIMHTSEKSHECPVCGKKFSRLGDMKKHVMVHTGEKPYECPECGKRFTRLESMKSHRLAHSGEKPHECSECGKRFSRLESLKTHRMVHTGEKPHKCPECGRRFNSIRNMKTHRLVHTGEKAYECPECGKRFSSLRNMQRHTMVHTGDKPQKCPECGKMFNLLSNLKIHMAVHSGEKPHKCPECGKRFSQLGSMKTHRMLHTGEKSHQCPECGEKFSRLGDMKRHMMTHVEEKPHECTKCGKRFSILEGTVAHSSTDANQKPLECSECRGFREHCSIIANIALSKCLMSGLWGNIHSSSECEDTHDGAYGE encoded by the coding sequence ATGAAAcctcaccagtgtccagagtgtgagaaACAATTTCGTCATCTTGGAGACATGAAGAAGCATATGACAGTGCatacaggtgataaacctcaccagtgtccagagtgtgggaaaagtttCAGTcgccttggaaatatgaagatgcACATGATGAAGCATACGGAGGAaagacctcatgagtgtccagagtgtgggaaaacatTCTGTCATCTTGGAGACATGAAGAAGCACTTAATCATGCATACAAGTGAAAAATCTCATGAATGTCCAGTGTGTGGGAAaaaattcagtcgtcttggagacaTGAAGAAACATGTGATGGTGCATACTGGGGAGAAACCTTacgagtgtcctgagtgtgggaaaagattcactcGTCTTGAAAGTATGAAGTCCCACAGGCTGGCACATTCAGGGGAGAAACCTCACGAGTGTTCAGAGTGTGGTAAAAGATTTAGTCGTCTTGAAAGTTTAAAGAcccacaggatggtgcatactgGGGAGaagcctcataagtgtccagagtgtgggagaaGATTTAATTCTATTCGAAATATGAAGACACACAGATTAGTGCATACAGGGGAAAAGGcttacgagtgtccagagtgtgggaaaagattcagttcTCTTCGAAATATGCAAAGACACACGATGGTGCACACTGGCGACAAGCCTCAAaagtgtccagaatgtgggaaaATGTTTAATCTTCTTAGTAATTTGAAGATACACATGGcagtgcattcaggtgaaaaaccacacaaatgtccagagtgtgggaaaagattcagtcaacttggaagtatgaagactcacaggatgttaCATACAGGTGAAAAAtctcaccagtgtccagagtgtggtgaAAAATTCAGTCGCCTTGGAGACATGAAGAGGCATatgatgacgcatgtggaggagaagcctcacgagtgtacaaagtgtggaaaaagatttagtattCTTGAAGGTACTGTAGCTCATAGTAGCACTGATGCAAATCAAAAGCCTTTAGAGTGTTCCGAGTGTAGAGGATTCAGAGAACACTGCAGCATTATTGCTAACATAGCACTGAGCAAATGTTTAATGTCTGGATTGTGGGGAAATATTCATTCATCTTCAGAATGTGAAGACACGCATGATGGTGCATACGGTgaataa